One genomic window of Halictus rubicundus isolate RS-2024b chromosome 12, iyHalRubi1_principal, whole genome shotgun sequence includes the following:
- the Atg5 gene encoding autophagy protein 5: MANDREVLREIWDGKIPVCFTLDSEEICELQGPDPFYLMVPRLSYFPLCTDKVRKHFIRHIQSDNKQEHEMWLEFNGIPLKWHYPVGVLLDIYFNDIQLPWNIVVHFEKFPKDVLMHCQNKEVVESYFLSCVKEADVLKHRSQVMSTMQKKDHNQLWSGLSNDKFDQFWSVNRKLMEAANSEEGFKYIPFRCYTSEDKYVQKLVKPVNEEGQRKTLRHLLNEVFPDQENVTLLTHGIVPPMETPLQWMSEHLSYPDNFLHFVVLS; the protein is encoded by the exons ATGGCGAATGACAGAGAGGTGCTTAGAGAGATTTGGGACGGGAAAATCCCCGTCTGTTTTACGCTCGACTCCGAGGAGATCTGCGAATTGCAAGGTCCCGATCCGTTTTATCTTATGGTACCTAGGTTAAGTTACTTTCCTCTCTGCACAGACAAG GTACGAAAGCATTTTATACGACACATACAAAGCGATAACAAACAGGAGCATGAGATGTGGTTAGAATTCAATGGTATCCCCTTGAAATGGCACTATCCCGTCGGAGTGCTGCTGGACATTTATTTCAATGACATTCAGCTACCTTGGAACATAGTTGTCCACTTCGAAAAATTCCCAAAAGATGTTCTAATGCACTGTCAAAACAA AGAGGTGGTGGAGTCTTATTTCCTCTCTTGCGTGAAGGAAGCAGACGTATTGAAACACAGAAGTCAAGTTATGTCCACTATGCAGAAGAAGGATCACAATCAGCTATGGTCCGGTTTATCCAATGACAAGTTCGACCAGTTTTGGTCTGTAAATAGGAAGCTTATGGAAGCCGCCAACAGTGAGGAGGGCTTCAAATATATACCTTTTCGCTGTTACACCAGCGAGGACAAATACGTGCAGAAGCTGGTGAAACCTGTGAACGAAGAAGGCCAGAGGAAAACCTTGAGGCATCTACTGAACGAAGTCTTTCCAGACCAGGAGAATG TCACTCTACTCACACACGGCATCGTTCCTCCTATGGAAACACCGCTTCAGTGGATGTCAGAGCATCTGAGCTACCCCGACAACTTTCTACATTTCGTTGTCCTATCATAA
- the LOC143359889 gene encoding uncharacterized protein LOC143359889, whose product MTDRYESPEVNVALTTEEIHKRYQDTALIIHKEQQSKRDVVNYLTFGTSRRTMEYSNYGNQPVIVRRPAGSLAIQSTTDMSSQLMRIYRKPRESCVIH is encoded by the exons ATGACGGATCGCTATGAATCGCCCGAAGTGAACGTTGCACTGACCACGGAAGAGATTCACAAGAGATACCAGGACACAGCGCTGATTATACACAAA GAGCAGCAGAGCAAGAGGGACGTAGTGAATTATCTGACTTTCGGAACCAGCCGGAGAACCATGGAGTATAGCAACTACGGGAACCAACCTGTGATAGTCAGGAGGCCGGCCGGTTCTCTGGCGATTCAAAGCACCACGGACATGTCCTCGCAACTGATGAGGATATACCGAAAGCCTCGGGAAAGTTGTGTGATTCATTAA